One Oreochromis niloticus isolate F11D_XX linkage group LG16, O_niloticus_UMD_NMBU, whole genome shotgun sequence genomic window carries:
- the lcp1 gene encoding plastin-2, producing the protein MAAPPITAEELEDLREAFTKIDVDNDGVISKDELDAVLKAANLSLPGYRVREMIQELSKSSEELNFDKFTEIVHGLKSAEVAKTFKKAITKKEGICNVAGTSEQTGTQHSYSEEEKVAFVNWINKALEKDPDCKHVLPMDPNTNDLFTAMGDGIVLCKMINLSVADTIDERTINKKKLTPFTIQENLNLALNSASAIGCHVVNIGAEDLKEGRQHLVLGLLWQVIKIGLFADIELSRNEALIALLRDGESLEDLMKLSPEELLLRWANYHLEEAGCGKINNFSNDIKDSKAYYNLLNQVAPKGDEEGIPPIAVDMSGLREKDDLKRAELMLDQAERLGCRQFVMPTDVVRGNPKLNLAFVANLFNKYPALKKPENQDIDWSSIEGETREERTFRNWMNSLGVNPRVNHLYADIDDALVIFQLYEKIKVPVDWDRVNKPPYPKLSSNMKKLENCNYAVELGKKEAKFSLVGIAGQDLNAGNRTLTLALLWQLMRRYTLNILEDLGDGQKVIDDTIVSWVNDNLTRAGKSTISSFKDGSISTSMPVLDLIDAIQPGSIRYDLLKTEDLTEEEKLNNAKYAISMARKIGARVYALPEDLVEVKPKMVMTVFACLMARGLRA; encoded by the exons ATGGCCGCCCCACCAATCACTGCAGAGGAGCTGGAGGATCTTAGAGAAGCATTCACTAAAATTG ATGTGGACAATGACGGCGTTATCAGCAAGGATGAGCTTGATGCTGTCCTCAAGGCCGCCAACCTTTCACTGCCCGGCTACAGAGTCAGAGAGATGATCCAGGAGCTGAGCAAGAGCAGCGAAGAGCTCAACTTTGATAAGTTTACTGAA ATTGTCCATGGACTAAAGAGTGCAGAGGTTGCAAAGACCTTCAAGAAAGCAATCACCAAGAAGGAGGGCATCTGTAATGTGGCAGGAACCTCAGAGCAGACTGGCACTCAGCACTCTTACTCAG AGGAGGAGAAGGTAGCCTTTGTGAACTGGATCAATAAAGCTCTGGAGAAGGATCCAGACTGCAAACACGTTCTGCCCATGGATCCTAACACCAACGACCTGTTCACCGCCATGGGAGATGGGATCGTTCTCTG TAAAATGATCAACCTGTCTGTAGCCGACACCATCGATGAGAGAACAATCAACAAGAAAAAGCTCACACCCTTCACCATCCAG GAGAACCTGAACCTGGCCCTGAACTCGGCATCAGCTATTGGCTGCCATGTGGTGAACATTGGAGCTGAGGACCTGAAGGAGGGCAGGCAGCACCTGGTCCTGGGTCTGCTGTGGCAGGTCATCAAGATCGGGCTGTTCGCTGACATCGAGCTCAGCAGgaatgaag CTCTGATCGCTCTGCTGCGGGATGGAGAGAGTCTTGAGGATCTGATGAAACTTTCCCCCGAGGAGCTGCTGTTGCGTTGGGCCAACTATCACCTGGAGGAGGCGGGCTGTGGCAAGATCAACAACTTCAGCAACGACATCAAG GATTCGAAGGCGTACTACAACCTGCTGAACCAGGTGGCACCCAAAGGAGACGAAGAGGGAATTCCCCCCATTGCCGTTGACATGTCAGGACTCAGG GAGAAAGACGACCTGAAGCGAGCGGAGCTCATGCTGGACCAGGCCGAAAGGCTCGGGTGCAGACAGTTCGTTATGCCTACAGATGTCGTCCGTGGCAACCCTAAGCTCAACTTGGCTTTTGTCGCCAATCTGTTCAACAAATACCCGGCTCTGAAGAAGCCAGAGAACCAGGACATCGACTGGAGCTCCATCGAAG GTGAAACCAGAGAGGAGCGCACCTTCAGGAACTGGATGAACTCACTGGGAGTCAACCCTCGTGTAAACCATCTCTACGC AGACATCGACGACGCCTTGGTGATCTTCCAGCTGTACGAGAAGATCAAAGTACCAGTGGACTGGGACAGAGTCAACAAACCTCCCTACCCCAAACTGAGCAGCAACATGAAGAAG CTGGAGAACTGTAACTACGCTGTGGAGCTGGGAAAGAAGGAGGCCAAGTTCTCTCTGGTCGGCATTGCGGGTCAGGATCTGAACGCAGGGAATCGAACCCTCACCCTCGCTCTGCTCTGGCAGCTCATGAGGAG GTACACCCTGAATATTTTGGAGGACCTGGGCGATGGGCAAAAGGTGATCGATGACACCATCGTGTCCTGGGTCAACGACAACCTGACAAGGGCCGGAAAATCCACAATCTCCAGCTTTAAG GACGGCTCCATCAGCACCAGCATGCCGGTTCTTGACCTGATCGATGCCATCCAGCCTGGATCCATCCGGTACGACCTGCTGAAGACCGAAGACCTGACTGAGGAGGAGAAACTCAACAACGCAAA GTACGCTATCTCCATGGCCAGGAAGATCGGCGCCCGGGTGTATGCACTCCCCGAGGACCTGGTGGAGGTCAAGCCTAAGATGGTGATGACGGTGTTCGCCTGCCTCATGGCTCGTGGCCTGAGGGCCTAA